One window of Nocardia sp. NBC_00508 genomic DNA carries:
- a CDS encoding MlaD family protein encodes MTHLVRYQLIAFVLIAVIGVSYVGATYVRLDEMFGLGVYHVRVESAETGGLYQGAEVTYRGVPVGRVGELELTEAGVTMRLDISADAPKIPASATAVVANRSAIGEQYLDLQPDSPNGPFLQNDSVIRGAVTPVAVEQLLAGVDHFTNSVDLAALHTSITELGRAFHGKGDDLQVLVQSLNNITADFHTSLPQTIKLIRDGRIALGTQAEQSGAIREFSDGLDQLTAQLRASDPDVRRMIGTGTDAGEQIDGLLVESGAAITQNLASLRTMLKAVSPKFYALQPILMMMPPISFGGSAAAPGDGTTHFGYVFELNYPPACSVGYEGTRKILADMKAANPDFDDTRDDFPFNTEAQCTVPFGNPTAVRGGARAEFADPSIPQPWDGTPKSDPDKLDVSPIAIQVATLLGVTPKR; translated from the coding sequence ATGACCCATCTGGTTCGGTATCAGCTGATCGCCTTCGTGCTGATCGCCGTGATCGGTGTGAGCTATGTCGGTGCCACCTATGTCCGGCTCGACGAAATGTTCGGGCTCGGCGTCTATCACGTGCGGGTCGAGTCGGCGGAGACAGGCGGCCTTTACCAGGGCGCGGAGGTGACCTACCGTGGCGTCCCGGTGGGCCGGGTCGGTGAGCTCGAACTCACCGAGGCGGGTGTGACGATGCGGCTGGATATCAGCGCGGACGCGCCGAAGATCCCGGCATCGGCGACCGCGGTGGTCGCCAACCGCTCCGCCATCGGGGAGCAGTACCTCGATCTGCAGCCGGACAGTCCGAACGGGCCTTTCCTGCAGAATGATTCGGTGATCCGCGGTGCGGTGACACCGGTCGCGGTCGAGCAGCTGCTCGCCGGAGTGGACCACTTCACCAATTCGGTGGACCTGGCCGCGCTACACACCAGCATCACCGAACTCGGAAGAGCGTTCCACGGCAAGGGCGATGACCTGCAGGTTCTCGTCCAGTCGCTGAACAACATCACCGCCGACTTCCACACGTCCCTCCCGCAGACCATCAAGTTGATCCGCGACGGCCGGATCGCCTTGGGCACCCAGGCCGAACAGTCCGGTGCAATCCGCGAATTCAGTGATGGCCTCGACCAGCTCACCGCGCAATTGCGCGCGAGCGATCCGGATGTGCGTCGCATGATCGGCACCGGTACGGATGCGGGCGAGCAGATCGACGGACTGCTGGTCGAGAGCGGGGCCGCGATCACCCAAAATCTCGCCTCGTTGCGCACCATGCTGAAGGCGGTGTCGCCGAAATTTTATGCACTGCAACCGATTCTGATGATGATGCCGCCGATCTCCTTCGGTGGTTCGGCCGCTGCACCTGGTGACGGCACAACCCACTTCGGCTACGTCTTCGAGCTGAACTACCCGCCGGCCTGCTCGGTCGGATACGAGGGCACCCGGAAGATCCTGGCGGATATGAAGGCCGCGAATCCGGACTTCGACGACACTCGCGACGACTTCCCGTTCAACACCGAAGCGCAGTGCACGGTGCCCTTCGGTAACCCGACCGCGGTGCGCGGTGGTGCGCGCGCCGAATTCGCCGACCCGAGCATCCCGCAGCCGTGGGACGGCACTCCGAAGTCCGACCCGGACAAGCTCGATGTGAGCCCGATCGCCATCCAGGTGGCGACCCTGCTCGGGGTCACGCCCAAGCGGTGA